A single genomic interval of Malania oleifera isolate guangnan ecotype guangnan chromosome 11, ASM2987363v1, whole genome shotgun sequence harbors:
- the LOC131168460 gene encoding polyribonucleotide nucleotidyltransferase 2, mitochondrial yields the protein MARMASRTNPLLTSLPLYLAWRRLGFRTIRFGRLGFAPSSPSLLDPEFPVPGTKVLETFREEFEIGSRLITFETGKIARFANGAVVMAMEETRVLSTVASAKGDDVRDFLPLTVDYQEKQFAQGVIPNTFMRREGAPKERELLCGRIIDRPIRPLFPAGFYHEVQVMASVLSSDGKQDPDVMAANATSAALMLSDIPWGGPIGMIRIGRICGKFIVNPSMDELSLSDLNLVYACTKDKTLMIDVQAREISERDLEAGLRLAHPEAVKFLEPQIRLAAKAGKCKREYKLSMVSDRTLEKVRNLAETSIEAVFTDPTYGKFERGEALDKIAQDVRKSLEEECDEESLKVLGKVVDTVRKEIVRRRIIEKGLRVDGRRLDEVRPLFCEAGNLPVLHGSSLFSRGDTQVLCTVTLGSPGDAQRLESLVGPSTKRFMLHYSFPPFSINEVGKRVGLNRREVGHGTLAEKALLAVLPPEDDLLYTIRVNSEVMASDGSTSMASVCGASMALMDAGIPLREHVAGVSVGLVSEVDPSTGTIKDFRILTDILGLEDHLGDMDFKIAGTRNGVTAIQLDIKPAGIPLDIICECLEPALKGRLQILDCMEQEINAPRTQDDRNSPRLATLKFSNDALRRLIGPMGALKRKIEEGTGARISVSDGTLTIVAKNQSVMERVQEKVDFIIGREIEIGGIYKGVVTSVKEYGAFVEFNGGQQGLLHVSELSHDLVSRVSDVVSVGQQLSLMCIGQDVRGNIKLSLKATVPKPGSEKSNVAEKSVSLTKQASNISSLVDVSDGQESQDSILEDLPQFKDKVGGVDSSISSPPPIVIRSAAECDEEEKSAVSSQSSKSASRPEGNSNLEKERANQIISIFGNLDEDGKSKFHAHSQNVINGKETAADNHIDAKKLKLGMKLTAKVYQIRAHGLVLDLGGGIRGMYRFEAGGKRDFDVGDVLEVVCSTFSSKGIPVVSLVEND from the exons ATGGCAAGAATGGCGAGCCGGACCAACCCTCTCCTGACATCACTACCCCTGTATCTAGCGTGGAGAAGGCTCGGGTTCCGTACCATTCGCTTTGGGCGTCTTGGCTTCGCACCGTCATCGCCGTCGCTACTCGACCCCGAGTTCCCTGTCCCTGGAACGAAGGTACTTGAAACTTTCAGAGAAGAATTCGAAATCGGTTCGCGCTTAATTACCTTTGAAACCGGGAAGATCGCCAGGTTCGCTAATGGTGCCGTTGTCATGGCTATGGAGGAGACCAGAGTGCTATCTACCGTCGCTTCAGCTAAAGGAGACGACGTTCGAGATTTCTTGCCGCTCACA GTTGATTATCAAGAGAAGCAGTTTGCTCAAGGTGTGATCCCAAACACATTTATGCGGAGGGAGGGTGCTCCGAAAGAACGTGAACTTCTATGTGGTCGTATCATTGATCGACCAATAAGACCTCTGTTTCCTGCTGGATTTTACCATGAGGTCCAG GTAATGGCAAGTGTTCTTTCTTCTGATGGGAAGCAAGATCCAGATGTAATGGCAGCTAATGCAACATCTGCTGCTCTTATGTTATCAGATATTCCTTGGGGTGGCCCCATTGGGATGATACGGATAGGGAGGATTTGTGGGAAGTTTATTGTTAACCCAAGCATGGATGAG CTTAGTTTAAGTGATCTCAACTTGGTGTATGCTTGCACAAAGGACAAAACTTTAATGATTGATGTTCAAGCCCGTGAGATATCAGAGAGAGATTTGGAAGCTGGATTGAGGCTTGCTCATCCTGAG GCGGTTAAATTTCTTGAACCTCAAATCAGACTGGCAGCTAAAGCTGGTAAATGCAAGAGGGAATATAAGTTATCTATGGTTTCAGACAGAACATTGGAAAAAGTCAGAAACTTGGCAGAAACATCTATTGAAGCTGTGTTTACAGACCCTACATATGGCAAG TTTGAACGTGGAGAAGCCTTGGATAAGATTGCACAAGATGTAAGAAAATCACTTGAAGAAGAGTGTGATGAAGAAAGCTTAAAAGTTCTAGGAAAAGTGGTCGATACCGTGAGGAAAGAG ATTGTACGTAGAAGAATTATTGAAAAAGGGCTTAGAGTTGATGGGAGACGTCTTGATGAAGTTAGACCTTTGTTTTGCGAAGCTGGTAATTTACCAGTGTTACATGGATCATCACTGTTCTCTCGTGGAGATACTCAG GTTCTTTGTACTGTGACACTTGGGTCACCTGGAGATGCTCAACGCCTGGAGTCCCTTGTTGGTCCCTCAACCAAGCGATTCATGCTTCACTACAGTTTCCCACCATTTTCAATTAATGAAGTTGGCAAACGAGTTGGCTTGAATAGGCGGGAAGTTGGGCATG GCACTCTTGCAGAGAAAGCTCTGCTCGCAGTCCTGCCTCCAGAGGATGATTTATTGTATACTATACGTGTCAATTCAGAAGTCATGGCTTCTGATGGTTCAACATCAATGGCATCTGTCTGCGGAG CTAGTATGGCTTTGATGGATGCTGGCATTCCACTACGAGAACATGTGGCAGGTGTTTCAGTGGGTCTTGTTAGTGAAGTTGACCCATCAACTGGCACAATTAAGGATTTTCGCATACTGACTGATATTTTG GGCTTGGAAGATCATCTGGGGGACATGGACTTCAAGATTGCTGGCACACGAAATGGAGTAACTGCAATTCAGTTAGATATAAAACCTGCCGGAATTCctttagatattatttgtgagTGTTTAGAGCCTGCTCTTAAGGGTCGTCTTCAAATCCTTGATTGCATGGAGCAAGAGATCAATGCACCGCGTACTCAAGATGACAGAAATTCCCCTCGATTAG CCACCTTGAAATTCAGCAATGATGCTCTTCGTCGTTTGATTGGGCCTATGGGTGCTCTGAAgagaaaaattgaagaaggaacag GTGCACGGATATCTGTGAGTGATGGCACACTTACCATTGTTGCTAAGAATCAATCTGTAATGGAAAGAGTGCAAGAAAAG GTTGATTTTATAATTGGCCGTGAGATTGAAATTGGAGGAATCTACAAGGGTGTTGTCACTTCAGTGAAAGAATATGGGGCCTTTGTGGAGTTTAATGGTGGGCAACAAGGTCTTCTACACGTATCTGAGTTATCCCATGATTTG GTCTCTCGAGTTTCAGATGTAGTGTCTGTTGGCCAGCAGCTTTCTTTAATGTGTATAGGGCAAGATGTTCGTGGCAACATTAAATTATCCCTTAAAGCAACTGTACCCAAACCAGGATCTGAGAAGTCTAATGTGGCTGAAAAATCTGTCTCACTTACAAAGCAAGCCTCTAATATTTCCTCATTGGTTGATGTATCTGATGGACAAGAAAGTCAGGACTCTATCCTGGAAGATTTGCCACAGTTCAAAGACAAAGTTGGTGGTGTAGACTCTTCTATTTCCTCACCACCACCAATTGTAATTCGAAGTGCTGCAGAGTGTGATGAGGAGGAAAAATCAGCTGTATCAAGTCAGAGTTCTAAAAGTGCCTCTAGACCCGAGGGCAATTCAAATTTGGAAAAGGAGAGAGCTAATCAAATCATTTCTATCTTTGGAAACCTGGATGAAGATGGTAAATCCAAATTCCATGCACATTCTCAAAATGTTATAAATGGTAAGGAAACTGCAGCTGACAATCACATTGATGCGAAGAAACTGAAGCTTGGAATGAAGCTTACAGCGAAAGTTTATCAAATTCGTGCGCATGGGTTGGTCCTTGATTTGGGCGGTGGAATTCGTGGAATGTATCGGTTCGAG GCTGGTGGCAAGAGAGACTTTGACGTGGGTGATGTGTTGGAAGTTGTGTGCTCAACTTTCTCTAGCAAGGGGATTCCAGTAGTGTCTTTGGTGGAAAATGATTAG